In Bacillus sp. DX3.1, the following proteins share a genomic window:
- a CDS encoding non-ribosomal peptide synthetase, translating into MSLQVEKVYRLSPMQKGMLFHTLIDNDSSMYFEQQTMTLTGILDICILEKSFQLLSKRFDILRTCFISEKIQDPRQIVLKDRSIPVRFEDITHLSNQKQEHYIKQCEENDRKRGFDLLKDPLMRILILQTNDNTYKMIWSHHHILMDGWCLSIIMRDLFYFYSALKDGETVSLNPITQFGEYIKWLEECNHDEAIAYWENYLEGYEQQAFLPSYFKKAQLYEESRVEELNFSLDKETTGELIKFAQKNHITINQVLQTIWGILLQHYNNTDDVVFGTVVSGRNAKIKNIEHIVGLFINTIPVRVKCSEGASFSDIIACTKQDTMNCEKYEFASLADVQATTLPGMDLIHHIVVFQNFDTMGSSLDHDYSSKLGFDITEIEGFEKLNYEFALVFGLGEQLHARMMFNPSVYERRFLNSVANHCVKIIRQIIKDPNILISDINVVEKQEKEQLLNYNKTETAYPRNKSLVELFEEQVQKRPDGIALIFKNQKMTYRTLNERANQLARTLREQGVASGEVVGIMANRSFEMVIGVLAVLKAGAAYLPIDPNYPVARKQYMLEDSGANFLLIQKELDEEMVFEGTVLDLEDETLYGQGTVNESIGNYSNSEDIASIIYTSGSTGQPKGNMTTHYNISRIVKDTNYISISEQDRLLQMASFSFDASFFEIFGSLLNGAQLVLIEKEDVLDAQRLFHIIETEGITVSFVTTALFNMLVDMDLGVMKGLRKILFGGEKVSVSHVREALRAVGSNRLIHVYGPTESTVFTTFYPVNELEEDAITVPIGVPISNTKVYVLDHKHRLCPRGVPGELYIGGDGLAKGYLNRAELTAEKFIESPFVSGEKLYRTGDMVRWLPDGNIDYIGRIDKQIKIRGHRIEPGEIASHLLNHEAIQEVAVVPLQDSQGDAYLCAYYVLVEGMEEEEYTEFSLRTYLSIRLPDYMMPSAFCRLEKLPLTVNGKINNQLLPVPEKTDSDTMYRAPEDELEEKLVEIWKEILGVSHIGTLDNFFSSGGHSLKAMQLIGRIQKEFQIDCALRDVFQQPTIREFATFVRGNQYQTYTKIEKAEEAPCYPVTFAQQRLYVVNQLENVNTAYNMPLMLKVDSGLDYKRLSRVFQILIERHEAFRTTFGMEGDELVQYIHPSVSYKIKQSEVKYEDIERIQKEFVRPFDLSKVPLLRTEVLNLPDDTSIIMIDMHHIISDGVSMDLFLKELVQLYENEELILPVNQIQYKDYAVWQKQQANIEKMAEHEAYWLEVFSGELPNLELPTDNVRPPVQQFVGNYISTEIPANLVSQIKKNNSMYESTLFMTLIAAYNVLLWKYTGQTDLIVGTTDVGRPQVEMDTVIGMFVNTLALRTKLSPNQTFEELVANVKESVLQANEHRAYPFEKLIEKVVVQRDVSRNPLFDTMFTLRNRADVKSSNKQAHLHIMDAERNVAKFDLTLGITEGENGLTIDWEYSTDLFTEATIQRMTSHYVQVLTQMIENPRRKLLEFDLFTPLEKQQLLAEYNDTAVSYCDNVTIHQLFEEQVSKTPKAIALVHRDKQVTFEELNQRANKLARVLRAKGVGPEVIVGIMIKSSIDMVVSILAVLKAGGAYLPIDSDYPLERKVYMLEDSRATHLLTQFDWKEEAFSGEVLNVTDPTLYQEDGGNLIPLQGSEHAAYVIYTSGSTGKPKGVVIEHKGVINYIDWAKKKYVCGADDTFALYSSLSFDLTVTSLFTPLLSGLCTYVYEDDHSEFILYRILRENKVTILKLTPAHLSLLQEGDYKNTRVRKLIVGGEELKRKLAECILERFPKGVDIINEYGPTEATVGCMNYHFNENQKYGSSVPIGTPIQNTQLYVLDEHYNPVLTGCVGEIYIAGDGLARGYLGREELTKERFIRNPFREEQRMYKTGDLARMCADGQLEYIGRVDCQVKIHGYRIELGEIEEQLQRHEAVKEVVVIDRVDEEKQVHLCAYMVTTQQWNQTDMRKYLMKSLPSYMVPTIYMDVPSIPLTLNGKVDYKQLPEPERVHRMVSNFQKPRNEVEEKLLNAWIEVLGVEQIGIQDNFFELGGDSIKAIKIASRLQQEGYKLEIQQLMRYGTIEEVSLYVESTSIEINQEAIEGKVPLTPIQQWFFENELTDRHHYNQAMMLYRPEGFDQILLQQVLNKIMEHHDALRMVYQLKETRVSQINQGLEMVKAHLEIRDLRGRQKVAEEIESQANDIQRSFNLETGSLIATVLFQTDDGAHLLLVAHHLVIDGVSWRILLEDLSMGYQQRLRGEKIQFPPKTHSYQEWANKLVDYANSKKILRELEYWNGIENRNFESLEKERMNLRNTWGDSRTLSISLNEKETQSLLKDTHRAYKTDMNSLLLCALGLAFHECTEQEEILLHLEGHGREQIGLDIDVSRTIGWFTSIYPVVLKIYDSNNISYQIKTTKEMLRKIPNNGMNYNVLRYLKDEEGESVKFTSVPDISFNYLGQFDQDMQVDTFAISQLSSGTPISRDTERIYKLDIIAMIENGIFTMNVSFSNHIYNEQTITKFINSYKKYLLIIIEHCVTNTENEVTPSDFSIKNDTLEDLEATFSILESL; encoded by the coding sequence GTGAGTTTACAGGTAGAAAAAGTTTATCGATTATCCCCTATGCAAAAGGGAATGCTTTTTCATACATTAATAGATAATGATTCGAGTATGTATTTTGAACAGCAGACAATGACTCTTACAGGAATTTTAGATATTTGTATTTTAGAAAAAAGTTTTCAGTTATTAAGTAAAAGGTTTGATATATTGCGAACATGTTTTATTTCTGAAAAGATACAAGATCCAAGACAGATAGTTTTAAAAGATCGATCTATACCAGTTCGTTTTGAAGATATAACTCATCTTTCTAATCAAAAACAAGAGCATTATATAAAACAATGTGAAGAGAATGATCGTAAACGCGGTTTCGATTTATTAAAAGATCCTTTAATGAGAATTTTGATTTTACAAACAAATGATAATACTTATAAAATGATTTGGAGTCATCATCATATATTAATGGATGGATGGTGTCTCTCTATTATTATGCGTGACTTATTTTATTTTTATAGTGCATTAAAAGATGGAGAAACTGTCAGCTTAAATCCTATAACTCAATTTGGAGAATATATTAAATGGCTGGAAGAATGTAATCACGATGAAGCGATTGCTTATTGGGAAAATTATTTAGAAGGGTATGAACAACAAGCTTTTCTGCCTAGTTATTTTAAAAAGGCTCAGCTTTATGAGGAATCAAGAGTAGAAGAATTAAATTTTTCATTAGATAAGGAAACTACAGGTGAATTAATTAAATTTGCTCAAAAAAATCATATAACAATAAATCAAGTTTTACAAACAATATGGGGGATACTATTACAACATTATAACAACACAGACGATGTTGTATTTGGAACAGTTGTTTCTGGAAGAAATGCTAAAATTAAAAACATTGAACATATAGTTGGATTATTTATTAATACAATACCAGTTCGTGTTAAATGTAGTGAAGGTGCGTCTTTTAGCGATATTATAGCTTGTACAAAACAGGATACGATGAATTGTGAAAAATATGAATTCGCTTCATTGGCTGATGTTCAAGCAACTACATTGCCTGGAATGGATTTAATTCACCATATTGTGGTATTTCAAAATTTTGATACAATGGGAAGCTCATTAGACCACGATTATTCGTCTAAATTGGGTTTTGATATTACTGAAATAGAGGGATTTGAAAAATTAAACTATGAATTTGCTTTAGTATTCGGACTAGGGGAACAGTTGCATGCGCGTATGATGTTTAACCCGTCAGTATATGAGAGAAGGTTTCTAAATTCTGTAGCTAATCATTGTGTGAAAATTATTCGTCAAATTATTAAGGATCCTAATATACTAATATCAGACATCAATGTTGTTGAAAAACAAGAAAAAGAGCAACTACTTAATTATAATAAGACGGAAACAGCATACCCAAGAAATAAATCTTTGGTAGAACTATTTGAGGAACAGGTACAAAAAAGGCCTGATGGAATTGCACTTATCTTCAAAAATCAAAAAATGACTTATCGTACTTTAAATGAGAGAGCGAATCAATTAGCAAGGACATTGCGTGAACAAGGTGTTGCTTCAGGAGAAGTTGTTGGAATTATGGCAAATCGCTCATTTGAAATGGTGATTGGTGTATTAGCGGTATTAAAGGCTGGAGCGGCGTATCTACCAATTGATCCAAATTATCCTGTAGCACGTAAGCAATATATGTTAGAAGATAGCGGAGCGAACTTCTTGTTAATTCAAAAAGAATTAGACGAAGAGATGGTTTTTGAAGGAACGGTGTTAGACCTAGAAGATGAAACATTGTATGGGCAAGGAACAGTGAATGAATCTATCGGAAATTATAGTAATTCAGAGGATATAGCAAGTATTATTTACACATCTGGATCAACTGGACAACCAAAGGGGAATATGACTACACACTATAATATTAGCCGTATAGTAAAAGATACAAACTATATAAGCATATCTGAACAAGATCGATTATTACAGATGGCTAGTTTTTCATTTGATGCATCGTTTTTTGAGATTTTTGGATCATTATTAAATGGGGCACAGTTGGTGTTAATTGAGAAAGAGGATGTACTTGATGCACAACGACTGTTTCATATTATTGAAACCGAAGGTATTACCGTTTCCTTCGTCACAACAGCACTATTTAATATGTTAGTTGATATGGATCTTGGTGTTATGAAGGGACTTCGGAAAATTTTGTTTGGTGGAGAAAAGGTATCTGTATCTCATGTGCGAGAAGCTCTTAGAGCTGTTGGATCAAATCGTTTGATTCACGTATATGGACCAACAGAAAGTACAGTATTCACAACATTTTATCCAGTCAATGAGTTGGAAGAGGATGCAATTACTGTACCAATTGGGGTACCAATTAGTAATACGAAGGTATATGTGTTAGATCATAAGCACAGATTGTGTCCGAGAGGTGTACCAGGCGAGTTATATATTGGGGGAGATGGACTAGCTAAAGGTTATCTTAATAGAGCAGAATTGACAGCAGAGAAATTTATTGAAAGTCCATTTGTTTCAGGAGAGAAATTATATCGAACAGGGGATATGGTTCGATGGTTACCAGACGGGAACATTGATTATATTGGCAGAATAGATAAACAGATTAAAATTCGAGGACATCGTATCGAACCAGGTGAAATCGCGAGCCATTTATTGAATCATGAGGCAATCCAAGAAGTAGCTGTGGTACCATTACAAGACTCGCAGGGGGATGCTTACTTGTGTGCGTACTATGTACTAGTAGAAGGAATGGAAGAGGAAGAATATACAGAATTTTCTCTTCGAACATACTTGTCCATTCGATTACCAGATTATATGATGCCATCGGCATTTTGTCGGTTAGAGAAGCTTCCACTCACAGTAAATGGGAAAATCAATAACCAATTACTTCCGGTGCCAGAGAAAACCGATTCAGATACAATGTATCGCGCACCTGAAGATGAATTGGAGGAGAAATTAGTAGAGATCTGGAAAGAAATTTTAGGGGTATCACATATTGGTACGTTGGATAACTTCTTTTCTTCTGGGGGACACTCTTTAAAGGCTATGCAACTTATCGGGCGTATACAGAAGGAGTTTCAGATAGATTGTGCACTTCGAGATGTATTTCAACAACCAACGATTCGAGAATTTGCTACATTTGTAAGAGGAAATCAGTACCAAACGTATACCAAAATTGAAAAAGCAGAAGAAGCACCTTGTTATCCTGTCACATTTGCACAACAGAGATTATATGTTGTTAATCAATTAGAAAATGTCAATACGGCTTATAATATGCCATTAATGTTAAAAGTAGATTCTGGTTTAGACTATAAACGTTTAAGTAGAGTGTTTCAAATATTAATTGAAAGACATGAAGCATTTCGGACAACGTTCGGAATGGAAGGTGATGAATTAGTACAGTATATTCATCCATCTGTTTCATATAAAATTAAACAAAGCGAAGTAAAGTATGAGGATATAGAACGCATACAAAAAGAATTTGTTCGCCCATTTGATTTAAGTAAGGTGCCTTTATTACGTACAGAAGTGCTGAATCTTCCAGATGATACGTCAATCATTATGATAGATATGCATCATATTATTTCAGATGGAGTGTCTATGGATCTATTTCTTAAAGAGCTTGTTCAGTTGTATGAAAACGAAGAGCTTATATTGCCAGTAAATCAAATTCAATATAAAGATTATGCTGTATGGCAGAAGCAACAAGCTAACATAGAAAAGATGGCAGAACATGAAGCATACTGGTTAGAGGTTTTTTCTGGAGAATTGCCAAACTTAGAATTACCTACTGATAATGTACGACCGCCGGTGCAACAATTTGTAGGGAATTATATCTCGACAGAGATACCTGCAAATCTTGTTTCTCAGATTAAGAAGAATAATAGTATGTATGAATCTACACTATTTATGACCTTGATTGCAGCTTATAATGTACTGCTTTGGAAGTATACAGGACAAACTGATCTGATTGTTGGAACTACAGACGTAGGTCGACCGCAGGTCGAAATGGACACGGTTATAGGCATGTTTGTCAATACATTAGCTTTACGTACTAAACTTTCTCCAAACCAAACATTTGAAGAGCTTGTAGCTAATGTGAAAGAAAGTGTACTTCAGGCGAATGAACATCGTGCATATCCATTTGAAAAGCTTATTGAAAAAGTAGTTGTGCAAAGGGATGTTAGCCGTAATCCATTGTTTGACACAATGTTCACATTACGTAATAGAGCTGACGTAAAATCTTCTAATAAACAAGCGCACCTCCATATCATGGATGCAGAAAGAAATGTTGCCAAATTTGATTTGACTCTTGGAATTACCGAAGGAGAAAATGGCTTAACAATAGATTGGGAGTATAGTACAGACCTATTTACAGAAGCGACAATTCAACGTATGACTTCTCATTATGTACAGGTACTTACCCAGATGATAGAAAATCCACGACGTAAACTATTAGAGTTTGATTTATTTACACCGTTAGAAAAGCAACAGTTATTGGCTGAATACAATGATACAGCTGTCTCGTATTGTGACAATGTTACAATTCATCAGCTATTTGAAGAACAAGTAAGTAAAACTCCAAAGGCTATAGCGTTAGTTCACAGAGATAAACAAGTTACATTTGAAGAGTTAAACCAACGTGCAAATAAATTGGCTCGGGTACTACGTGCGAAAGGTGTAGGACCGGAGGTTATTGTAGGAATTATGATTAAGTCTTCTATTGATATGGTGGTTAGCATACTAGCTGTCTTAAAAGCGGGGGGTGCTTATCTACCTATCGATTCTGATTATCCATTAGAGCGTAAAGTGTACATGTTGGAAGATAGTAGGGCAACGCACTTGCTTACACAATTTGATTGGAAAGAAGAAGCATTTAGTGGTGAAGTATTAAATGTAACAGATCCAACGTTATACCAAGAAGATGGAGGGAATTTAATACCTCTGCAAGGATCAGAACACGCAGCATATGTTATTTATACTTCGGGATCTACAGGGAAACCAAAAGGGGTAGTAATAGAACACAAGGGAGTCATTAATTATATTGATTGGGCTAAGAAAAAATATGTGTGTGGAGCAGATGATACGTTTGCTTTATATTCATCACTTTCGTTTGACCTAACGGTCACATCCTTATTTACACCATTGTTAAGTGGGCTATGTACTTATGTATATGAGGATGATCATAGTGAGTTTATTTTATATCGTATTTTACGGGAAAATAAGGTTACTATATTAAAATTAACACCTGCACATTTATCACTTTTACAAGAAGGTGATTATAAGAATACACGCGTAAGAAAGCTGATTGTAGGCGGGGAAGAGCTAAAGAGAAAGTTAGCAGAATGTATTTTAGAACGTTTTCCAAAAGGGGTCGACATTATAAATGAATATGGTCCGACAGAGGCGACTGTTGGATGTATGAACTATCATTTTAATGAAAATCAGAAATATGGAAGTTCGGTTCCGATTGGAACGCCAATTCAAAATACACAACTTTATGTGCTGGATGAGCATTACAATCCGGTATTGACTGGATGTGTAGGTGAAATCTATATTGCAGGCGATGGATTAGCGCGTGGTTATTTAGGTAGAGAGGAGTTAACAAAGGAACGTTTTATCCGTAATCCGTTCCGTGAGGAACAAAGGATGTATAAAACGGGTGATTTAGCTCGTATGTGTGCAGATGGTCAATTAGAGTATATCGGTCGTGTAGATTGTCAAGTGAAGATTCACGGTTATCGGATAGAACTTGGTGAAATTGAAGAACAATTACAGAGGCATGAGGCAGTGAAAGAAGTAGTTGTAATTGATAGAGTGGATGAAGAAAAGCAAGTGCATCTATGTGCTTATATGGTAACGACACAACAATGGAATCAAACAGATATGCGAAAGTATTTGATGAAGAGTTTACCTTCTTATATGGTTCCGACTATTTATATGGACGTTCCGTCCATCCCGTTAACTTTAAATGGGAAGGTAGATTATAAACAGTTACCAGAACCAGAAAGAGTACATCGAATGGTTTCTAATTTCCAAAAACCTAGAAATGAAGTAGAAGAAAAGTTATTGAATGCATGGATAGAAGTATTAGGAGTAGAACAAATTGGGATTCAAGATAACTTTTTTGAATTAGGTGGGGATTCAATTAAGGCGATTAAGATTGCGTCTCGTTTGCAGCAAGAAGGGTATAAGCTTGAAATTCAACAGCTGATGCGTTATGGCACAATTGAAGAGGTAAGTTTATACGTGGAGTCTACATCAATAGAAATTAATCAGGAAGCAATAGAAGGTAAAGTCCCATTAACACCAATCCAGCAGTGGTTCTTTGAAAATGAGTTGACAGATCGACATCACTATAATCAGGCAATGATGTTATATCGACCAGAAGGATTTGACCAGATATTACTTCAGCAAGTACTGAATAAAATTATGGAGCATCATGACGCGTTGCGTATGGTGTATCAATTAAAAGAAACGAGAGTTTCACAAATAAATCAAGGCCTTGAAATGGTGAAGGCTCATTTAGAGATTAGAGATCTAAGAGGAAGACAGAAGGTAGCGGAAGAAATTGAATCGCAGGCAAATGACATTCAACGTAGTTTTAATTTAGAAACCGGTTCACTTATAGCGACGGTACTATTTCAAACAGATGACGGGGCTCATTTATTGTTAGTTGCACATCATTTAGTAATTGATGGAGTATCTTGGCGCATTTTACTAGAAGATTTATCAATGGGTTATCAACAAAGGTTACGAGGAGAAAAGATTCAATTTCCTCCTAAAACTCATTCTTATCAAGAGTGGGCGAACAAGCTTGTAGATTATGCGAACAGTAAGAAAATATTACGTGAATTAGAATATTGGAATGGAATAGAAAATCGGAATTTTGAGTCTTTAGAAAAAGAAAGAATGAATTTAAGAAATACATGGGGAGATTCAAGAACACTTTCTATTAGTTTAAATGAAAAAGAGACTCAATCCTTACTTAAAGATACTCATAGAGCATATAAAACAGACATGAACAGTTTACTTCTTTGTGCATTGGGATTAGCATTTCATGAATGTACTGAACAAGAAGAGATACTCCTACATTTAGAAGGACATGGACGTGAACAGATTGGTTTAGATATAGATGTTAGTCGTACTATAGGGTGGTTTACGTCAATATACCCAGTTGTTTTAAAAATATATGATAGTAATAATATTTCTTATCAAATTAAAACTACGAAAGAGATGTTACGAAAAATACCTAATAATGGTATGAACTATAATGTTTTAAGATATTTAAAAGACGAGGAAGGTGAAAGTGTAAAATTCACATCAGTACCAGATATTAGTTTTAATTATTTAGGTCAGTTTGATCAAGATATGCAAGTAGATACGTTTGCTATTTCGCAGTTATCCTCTGGTACACCAATAAGTAGGGATACGGAGCGGATATACAAACTTGATATTATAGCAATGATTGAGAATGGTATATTTACAATGAACGTTTCATTCTCTAATCACATATATAATGAGCAGACTATCACAAAATTTATCAACTCGTATAAAAAGTATCTTTTAATAATTATTGAGCATTGTGTAACTAATACTGAGAACGAAGTAACCCCAAGCGATTTTAGTATTAAAAATGACACATTAGAAGATTTAGAAGCAACATTCTCTATTCTCGAATCACTGTAG